A section of the Rhizobium sp. BG4 genome encodes:
- a CDS encoding toxin codes for MKLSWSVEKNNQLKAHPDRGICFEDIVAAIDHGGLLDDVAHPNADRYPGQRVLVVFCNGYVYGVPYVQQDDGTLFLKTAFPSRLLKKRYMGGDDNGKKS; via the coding sequence ATGAAGCTATCTTGGAGCGTCGAGAAGAACAACCAACTCAAGGCTCATCCTGATCGCGGCATCTGCTTCGAGGATATCGTTGCGGCTATCGATCACGGCGGGCTGCTGGATGACGTTGCTCACCCAAATGCCGACCGGTATCCTGGGCAGCGCGTTTTGGTCGTCTTCTGCAATGGTTACGTCTATGGCGTTCCATATGTTCAGCAGGATGACGGCACGTTGTTTCTCAAGACGGCATTTCCAAGCCGTCTTCTTAAGAAGCGGTATATGGGTGGTGATGACAATGGCAAAAAATCCTAA
- a CDS encoding DNA-binding protein, which produces MAKNPKVGAFLDDEEEEFIELFEGSDVALVSGLTDERRKEIEAMARSTMNDEREKISLRVSRADLVRLKSRAMQEGIPYQTLINSLIHKYVSS; this is translated from the coding sequence ATGGCAAAAAATCCTAAGGTCGGAGCCTTTCTCGATGATGAGGAAGAGGAGTTCATCGAACTCTTCGAGGGGTCGGATGTGGCGCTCGTCAGCGGCTTGACGGACGAACGGCGCAAAGAGATCGAGGCGATGGCCCGGTCGACGATGAACGACGAGCGGGAGAAGATTTCGCTGCGCGTTTCGCGCGCTGATCTCGTGCGGCTGAAGTCGCGTGCGATGCAGGAAGGCATTCCCTACCAGACGCTGATCAACTCGCTGATCCATAAATACGTCAGCAGCTGA
- a CDS encoding DUF1349 domain-containing protein — protein sequence MSNFEAMTWLNPPPSAEIRNGALQARSGEKTDFWQGTYYGFHRDDGHFLHQQRKGDFTAEVTFSGRYEALYDQAGLMIRADERRWMKCGIEYTDSAMHFSTVVTNGNSDWSAFRIDHAFAQMSARVTRNGDALFIQYRTDVMTEWRMARLAWFDPAIETLMVGPAFCSPQRTDFEATFHSFTLTDPVSRDIH from the coding sequence ATGAGCAATTTCGAGGCAATGACCTGGCTCAACCCGCCGCCCTCGGCGGAAATCCGCAACGGCGCGCTGCAGGCCCGCTCCGGCGAGAAGACCGATTTCTGGCAAGGCACCTACTACGGCTTCCACCGCGACGACGGCCATTTCCTGCATCAGCAGCGCAAGGGCGATTTCACCGCCGAAGTCACTTTCTCAGGCCGCTACGAAGCGCTCTACGATCAGGCCGGCCTGATGATCCGCGCTGACGAGCGCCGCTGGATGAAATGCGGGATCGAATATACCGACAGCGCCATGCATTTCAGCACCGTCGTCACCAACGGCAATTCCGACTGGTCCGCCTTCCGCATCGACCACGCCTTCGCGCAGATGTCGGCCCGCGTCACCCGCAACGGCGACGCCCTCTTCATCCAGTACCGCACCGATGTCATGACCGAATGGCGCATGGCGCGCCTTGCGTGGTTCGATCCCGCGATCGAAACCTTGATGGTCGGCCCCGCCTTCTGCTCACCGCAACGCACGGACTTCGAGGCAACCTTCCATTCCTTCACGCTGACCGACCCGGTCTCGCGCGATATTCATTGA
- a CDS encoding ATP-binding protein: MVTFESLRREERLPATGWKWFTRFLRRRLPTGIYVRSLLIIIMPMLLLQSVVAAVFMERHWQMVTQRLSMAVTQDIAAIIQIIDTYPQDADYTAITKIAREQMKLQISIEPDGDLPPPREKPFFSILDGILSDELNDQIKRPFWIDTLGDSSLVEIRIKLDDKILRVLTKRNQTYASNTHIFIVWMVGASLVLIGVSILFLRGQIRPIQALAAAAESFGKGQKAENFYPRGADEVRRAGLAFILMRERIERQIEQRTAMLTGVSHDLRTILTRFKLQLALAGNNPDLQGMADDVNDMQSMLEAYMAFARSEIEEDVGELKISEMLAKIETDFALHEKSFSYSIEGDDEIVVRPNAFTRLVTNLASNARRYASTLNIEAKHGSKWLTLTFDDDGPGIPEKNREDVFKPFFRLDEARNLDDSGTGLGLAIARDIARSHGGNVTLSDSPLGGLRAVIRVPA; encoded by the coding sequence ATGGTGACATTCGAAAGCCTGCGGCGCGAAGAGCGCTTGCCCGCCACCGGTTGGAAGTGGTTCACGCGCTTTCTGCGCCGCCGCCTGCCGACGGGCATCTATGTCCGCTCGCTGCTGATCATCATCATGCCGATGCTGCTCCTGCAGTCGGTCGTCGCCGCAGTGTTCATGGAACGCCACTGGCAGATGGTGACGCAGCGCCTGTCGATGGCCGTCACGCAGGACATCGCCGCGATCATCCAGATCATCGATACCTATCCGCAGGATGCCGATTACACGGCGATCACCAAGATCGCCCGCGAGCAGATGAAGCTGCAGATCTCGATCGAGCCTGACGGCGACCTGCCGCCGCCGCGTGAAAAGCCGTTCTTCTCGATCCTCGACGGCATCCTCTCCGATGAGCTCAACGACCAGATCAAGCGCCCCTTCTGGATCGATACGCTCGGCGATTCCAGTCTCGTCGAAATCCGCATCAAGCTCGATGACAAGATTCTACGTGTGCTGACCAAGCGCAACCAAACCTATGCGTCCAACACCCATATTTTCATCGTCTGGATGGTCGGCGCCTCGCTGGTGCTGATCGGCGTCTCGATCCTCTTCCTGCGCGGCCAGATAAGGCCGATCCAGGCGCTGGCGGCTGCCGCCGAGAGCTTCGGCAAGGGACAGAAGGCTGAGAACTTCTATCCGCGCGGTGCCGACGAAGTCCGCCGCGCCGGCCTCGCCTTCATCCTGATGCGAGAGCGCATCGAACGGCAGATCGAGCAGCGCACGGCGATGCTGACAGGCGTCAGCCACGACCTCAGAACCATCCTCACCCGCTTCAAGCTGCAGCTGGCGCTCGCCGGCAACAATCCCGACCTGCAGGGCATGGCCGACGACGTCAACGATATGCAGTCGATGCTGGAAGCCTACATGGCCTTCGCCCGCAGCGAGATCGAAGAGGATGTCGGCGAACTGAAGATCAGCGAGATGCTCGCCAAGATCGAGACCGATTTCGCCCTGCACGAAAAGAGCTTCAGCTATTCGATCGAAGGCGACGACGAGATCGTCGTGCGCCCCAACGCCTTCACCCGGCTGGTCACGAATCTCGCATCGAACGCCCGCCGCTATGCCAGCACGCTGAATATCGAGGCCAAGCATGGCTCCAAATGGCTGACGCTGACCTTCGATGACGACGGCCCCGGCATTCCCGAGAAGAACCGCGAAGACGTCTTCAAGCCGTTCTTCCGCCTCGACGAGGCCCGCAACCTCGATGATTCAGGCACCGGCCTCGGCTTGGCCATCGCCCGTGACATCGCCCGCAGCCATGGCGGCAACGTCACGCTTTCCGACAGCCCGCTCGGCGGCCTGCGCGCCGTCATCCGCGTTCCCGCGTGA
- a CDS encoding response regulator transcription factor gives MAGKTIISDDAAHLLVVDDDTRIRALLNRYLTENGFRVTVAADGAEAQRKLAGLDFDLIIMDVMMPGESGIDVTRGLRAIKNVPIIMLTALAESDNRIAGLEAGADDYLSKPFDPRELVLRVNNILRRNASDAPKIEQIMFGPYTFSLTRKELKKAAEVIRLTDREQEIMLLFARRAGDTIPRHELIGDDVDVGERTIDVQINRLRRKIEDDPANPVWLQTVRGIGYRLSID, from the coding sequence ATGGCGGGAAAGACAATCATTTCTGATGATGCGGCGCATCTGCTTGTCGTCGACGACGACACGCGCATCCGTGCACTGCTCAACCGTTACCTCACCGAAAACGGCTTCCGGGTGACCGTTGCCGCCGATGGTGCCGAGGCACAGCGCAAGCTGGCGGGGCTCGATTTCGACCTGATCATCATGGACGTGATGATGCCCGGCGAATCCGGCATCGACGTGACGCGCGGATTGCGGGCGATCAAGAACGTTCCCATCATCATGCTGACAGCGCTGGCAGAGTCCGACAATCGCATCGCCGGCCTGGAAGCTGGCGCCGACGACTATCTGTCGAAGCCCTTCGATCCGCGCGAGCTGGTGCTGCGCGTCAACAACATCCTGCGCCGCAATGCCTCGGATGCGCCGAAGATCGAGCAGATCATGTTCGGCCCCTACACCTTCTCGCTGACCCGCAAGGAGCTGAAGAAGGCGGCCGAAGTGATCCGGCTGACGGATCGCGAACAGGAAATCATGCTGCTCTTTGCCCGGCGCGCCGGCGACACCATCCCGCGCCACGAGCTGATCGGCGACGACGTCGATGTCGGCGAACGCACGATCGACGTGCAGATCAACCGTCTGCGCCGCAAGATCGAGGATGATCCGGCAAATCCTGTCTGGCTCCAGACGGTTCGTGGTATAGGATACAGGCTGAGCATCGATTGA
- a CDS encoding MarR family transcriptional regulator, translated as MRKGNDVAPRQTSAKAAKPEPLSTPMENSGIIDFEIIELFFFAYRDFVSDPDAILEKSGFGRAHHRVVHFVNREPGMTVADLLDTLKITKQSLARVLKQLIDSGYIRQVAGPEDRRQRKLYPTKTGRELALALAEPQSRRIERAFDNASLETRESVKAFLRGMRDRQTAKAD; from the coding sequence ATGAGAAAGGGAAATGACGTGGCGCCACGACAGACCAGCGCGAAAGCGGCCAAGCCTGAGCCGCTGTCCACGCCGATGGAAAACAGCGGCATCATCGACTTCGAAATCATCGAGCTGTTCTTCTTCGCCTATCGCGATTTCGTCTCCGATCCGGACGCCATTCTCGAGAAAAGCGGCTTCGGACGCGCCCATCACCGGGTGGTGCACTTTGTTAACCGTGAACCCGGCATGACCGTTGCTGATCTTCTGGATACATTGAAGATTACCAAACAGAGCCTCGCCCGAGTGCTCAAACAACTGATCGATTCAGGCTATATTAGACAAGTCGCGGGCCCGGAAGACCGGCGCCAGCGCAAGCTTTATCCGACAAAGACGGGGCGCGAACTGGCGCTTGCTCTGGCGGAGCCGCAATCGCGCCGCATTGAGAGGGCATTCGACAATGCTTCTCTTGAAACGCGCGAGAGCGTGAAGGCATTTCTGAGGGGCATGCGGGACAGGCAAACAGCGAAAGCGGACTGA
- a CDS encoding DUF1236 domain-containing protein has product MTMTRNIFLAGAVLVASAGFAHAEMAATAINDLNVRAGPGPQYPSVGIATRGSSAYLDGCIQGSRWCRVDVNGVRGWVYAEYLQVQHEGAPVVVEQNQTSLGVPVVTYETTASVVPAEPQPGPGDELLGPVGDVDAITPPAEVRTYIDTTPAQTVQLGGDVVVGAEVPADVTFQEVPNYEYRYTRINDRPVLVDPSTRRIVYVYN; this is encoded by the coding sequence ATGACCATGACGAGAAACATTTTCCTGGCAGGCGCCGTGCTTGTTGCAAGCGCGGGCTTTGCGCATGCGGAAATGGCCGCCACGGCCATCAACGATCTCAATGTCCGCGCCGGTCCCGGTCCGCAATACCCTTCCGTCGGCATCGCCACCCGCGGTTCGTCGGCCTATCTCGACGGCTGCATCCAGGGCAGCCGCTGGTGCCGCGTCGATGTCAACGGCGTCCGCGGCTGGGTCTATGCCGAATATCTGCAGGTCCAGCATGAAGGCGCCCCTGTCGTCGTCGAGCAGAACCAGACGAGCCTCGGCGTCCCCGTCGTGACCTACGAGACGACGGCGAGCGTCGTTCCCGCCGAGCCGCAGCCCGGCCCCGGTGACGAGCTGCTCGGCCCGGTCGGAGACGTCGATGCGATCACGCCGCCGGCCGAAGTCCGCACCTATATCGACACCACGCCGGCGCAGACCGTGCAGCTCGGCGGTGATGTCGTCGTCGGTGCAGAGGTTCCGGCTGACGTGACCTTCCAGGAAGTCCCGAATTACGAATATCGCTACACCCGCATCAACGACCGCCCGGTGCTGGTCGATCCCAGTACCCGCCGCATCGTCTACGTCTATAACTGA